One window of Mesorhizobium sp. PAMC28654 genomic DNA carries:
- a CDS encoding LacI family DNA-binding transcriptional regulator has translation MPMTHKTMEEFARSCGVSRPTLSKYFDDPTSIKPATRHRIEVALRSSDYQPNLFARNLNRKRTRSIGIMVPTVVDPFYSEMVSRIELRLRDEGYWPIVISSHGSRELEVEATRTILSLKVSGALIAPLGVRSDHRTLEKLTQAIPVVYFDTYLEGGTPFVGNNNSQSVSTIVDYLCRSGDAPIYFDIPHVNHNSPERLNSYMSSMKRLGQEPVVIGNTDDYTWDFERIGYEQMEKMLGNGGLPGKTILCNNDRLAFGVMAAAYSHGLKVGRKSDCDLRVAAHDDHPLSRYTCPALTTMAQDFASMAGRSVETLLALLNEDGTAVAPKVNLDSTLVMRQSA, from the coding sequence ATGCCGATGACGCACAAGACGATGGAGGAGTTTGCCCGTTCCTGCGGCGTCTCCCGGCCAACCCTTTCAAAGTATTTCGATGATCCGACCAGCATCAAGCCTGCCACACGGCATCGGATCGAGGTTGCGCTACGCTCGTCCGACTACCAGCCCAATCTGTTTGCCCGGAACCTGAACCGCAAGCGAACCCGCAGCATCGGCATCATGGTGCCAACGGTCGTCGACCCCTTCTATTCGGAGATGGTCAGCCGCATCGAGCTCAGACTGCGCGACGAGGGCTACTGGCCGATCGTGATCTCCTCGCACGGCTCGCGAGAACTCGAAGTCGAGGCAACGCGGACCATCCTGTCACTGAAGGTTTCCGGCGCCCTGATCGCGCCGCTCGGCGTGCGCTCGGACCACCGCACGCTGGAAAAGCTGACGCAGGCCATACCGGTCGTCTATTTCGACACTTATCTCGAAGGCGGAACGCCGTTCGTCGGCAACAACAACAGCCAGAGCGTCTCGACAATCGTCGACTATCTCTGCCGCTCCGGCGACGCGCCGATCTATTTCGATATTCCGCACGTCAACCATAACTCTCCCGAGCGACTGAACAGCTATATGAGTTCCATGAAGCGGCTCGGGCAGGAGCCCGTCGTCATCGGCAATACCGACGACTACACGTGGGACTTCGAGCGGATCGGCTACGAACAGATGGAAAAAATGCTGGGCAATGGCGGCCTGCCGGGCAAGACCATTCTGTGCAACAACGACCGTCTCGCTTTCGGCGTGATGGCGGCCGCCTACTCCCATGGCCTCAAGGTCGGGCGCAAAAGCGATTGCGACCTGCGCGTGGCGGCGCATGACGACCATCCGCTGAGTCGCTACACATGCCCGGCGCTGACCACAATGGCCCAGGATTTCGCCTCGATGGCCGGGCGCAGCGTGGAAACGCTGCTGGCCCTGCTGAACGAGGATGGGACGGCGGTCGCACCGAAGGTCAATCTCGACTCGACACTGGTCATGCGTCAGTCGGCCTGA
- a CDS encoding alpha/beta hydrolase — translation MTTSPLSLLDPEARHVLELGRQAPAPPFESGTPEEARRAYDEGFPELQGAREPVTSLAERTIAGPGGSLPLRIYRGKGAPTAGAPALLYLHGGGWVIGNLDSHDEICRWFAKMAGCVVVSADYRLAPEHKFPAAIEDCRASLSFMRTCADDLGIDIGRIAVAGDSAGGNLATVLCLLCREEKSPPTAQLLFYPNTDASQTADSYRRFADGFGLTASTMAWFRDHYIRDLSDIQDWRVSPLRAASLAGVAPAFVAIAGHDILADEGEAYAKRLEEAEVPVVVRRWPGQIHGFVSMGRHGPAAREAVTAAVAAWRAFDPAFGRQAD, via the coding sequence ATGACGACGTCGCCTTTATCCCTGCTCGACCCCGAGGCCCGGCATGTCCTCGAACTCGGCCGGCAAGCGCCCGCGCCGCCGTTCGAGTCCGGCACACCGGAAGAGGCGCGCAGGGCCTATGACGAGGGATTTCCTGAACTTCAGGGCGCGCGCGAACCGGTGACCTCGCTCGCCGAGCGCACGATTGCGGGGCCCGGAGGGTCGCTGCCGCTCCGGATTTATCGCGGGAAGGGGGCGCCCACGGCCGGCGCCCCCGCACTGCTCTATCTGCATGGCGGCGGCTGGGTGATCGGCAACCTCGATTCGCATGACGAGATCTGCCGCTGGTTTGCCAAAATGGCTGGTTGCGTTGTGGTCTCTGCGGACTACCGGCTGGCACCTGAACACAAATTCCCCGCCGCCATCGAGGATTGCCGGGCGTCGCTATCGTTCATGCGGACCTGCGCTGATGATCTCGGCATCGACATTGGGCGGATCGCCGTCGCCGGCGACAGCGCCGGCGGCAATCTCGCCACGGTACTTTGCCTTCTCTGCCGTGAGGAAAAGAGCCCGCCAACCGCGCAACTCCTGTTCTATCCCAACACGGATGCTTCCCAGACAGCCGACAGTTACCGTCGCTTTGCCGACGGTTTCGGTCTGACGGCGTCGACAATGGCCTGGTTTCGCGATCACTATATTCGCGATCTCTCGGATATCCAGGATTGGCGCGTTTCGCCGCTGAGGGCTGCCAGTCTTGCCGGCGTCGCGCCGGCTTTTGTCGCGATCGCCGGTCATGACATCCTTGCCGATGAAGGCGAGGCTTATGCAAAGCGTCTGGAGGAGGCCGAGGTGCCCGTTGTCGTCAGGCGCTGGCCCGGCCAGATCCACGGCTTCGTCTCGATGGGACGCCATGGTCCTGCGGCGCGCGAGGCGGTGACCGCCGCCGTTGCCGCATGGCGCGCCTTCGATCCGGCTTTCGGGCGTCAGGCCGACTGA
- a CDS encoding Gfo/Idh/MocA family protein, with product MPANSKDKLGIGVIGCGNISMTYLRNAALFAGVELRACADISTELAALRASEYGIRAVSVDALLADPEVDLVLNLTIPSAHFDVSVSALSAGKHVFTEKPLATSASDGRRLVAEAAQRGLLLGSAPDTFLGAAGRRARRFVEEGAIGRAVTGTAFMMGRGMEHWHPNPQFYYQPGGGPVFDMGPYYLTMLVNLLGPVARVMAMATRGQEERLITAEGPFNNTTFKVGTPTNILSLLEFRSGATVTFGASWDVFKHSNHPIELHGTEGSLRLPDPDTFGGTISLSERGAEWTEFRSESELYGAVNWPYAAPDRANYRMLGVADLARALKTGRKPRASGDLALHVLEIMEAILASGEHRESVAVNGTVDQPPLLQEDEAASLLA from the coding sequence ATGCCCGCGAATTCAAAGGACAAGCTCGGCATCGGCGTCATCGGCTGCGGCAACATATCGATGACCTATCTGCGCAATGCGGCGCTCTTCGCCGGTGTGGAATTGCGGGCATGCGCCGACATTTCCACGGAACTGGCAGCCTTGCGTGCCAGCGAATATGGCATCCGTGCCGTCAGCGTGGATGCGCTTCTGGCTGATCCTGAGGTCGACCTTGTCCTCAACCTGACCATCCCGTCGGCGCATTTCGACGTTTCGGTTTCAGCGCTTTCGGCCGGAAAGCATGTCTTCACCGAAAAACCACTGGCGACTTCGGCCAGCGACGGACGCCGCCTTGTCGCCGAGGCCGCACAGCGCGGCCTGCTGCTGGGCTCCGCACCAGACACGTTCCTTGGCGCCGCCGGCCGGCGCGCGCGCCGGTTCGTGGAAGAAGGCGCGATCGGTCGCGCGGTGACCGGAACAGCCTTCATGATGGGGCGCGGCATGGAGCATTGGCATCCCAATCCGCAATTCTACTACCAGCCGGGCGGTGGGCCGGTCTTCGACATGGGCCCTTACTATCTGACGATGCTCGTCAATCTGCTTGGGCCGGTGGCTCGCGTCATGGCGATGGCGACGCGCGGCCAGGAAGAGCGCCTGATCACCGCCGAAGGTCCTTTCAATAACACCACTTTCAAGGTCGGCACGCCGACGAACATCCTGTCGCTGCTGGAGTTCCGCTCCGGCGCCACAGTCACCTTCGGCGCTTCCTGGGATGTGTTCAAGCATTCCAATCATCCGATCGAGCTTCACGGCACGGAAGGTTCGCTCAGGCTGCCCGACCCGGATACGTTCGGCGGCACGATTTCGCTGTCGGAGCGTGGCGCCGAATGGACGGAGTTCCGAAGCGAAAGCGAACTCTACGGCGCTGTTAACTGGCCCTACGCCGCGCCCGATCGCGCCAATTACCGCATGCTCGGCGTCGCCGATCTTGCGCGCGCACTGAAGACCGGAAGAAAGCCGCGCGCATCCGGCGATCTCGCCCTTCATGTGCTTGAGATCATGGAGGCAATTCTGGCCTCGGGCGAACACCGTGAATCCGTCGCGGTCAATGGAACGGTCGATCAGCCGCCGCTTCTCCAGGAGGATGAGGCGGCGAGCCTGCTTGCCTGA
- a CDS encoding ABC transporter substrate-binding protein, whose protein sequence is MTDMKKGPVSGSKPAAHVTIADRRQFLIGSAGLLGAATLGMATGLGVRKARAQSRAEISFASAAFFGKETFGDLIKAFNESQDRVLVKNIELPPPSSSTEVYQGLVQQLARRNGTPDVFSQDVIWIAGFAAAGWALPLDQYFPADKRSAYFEGTLNACTYGGKLTALPWFMDSGMFYYRKDVLEKHGGKVPDNWADMATIAAAAQKAGDIDFGYLWQGKQAEVLVCDAVEIITSNNGAILAPDGKSSLINQKGAVEAIQFLHDTIATTKISPQDVLSWDEEPSRQPFTSGKAMFMRNWSYVYPIAQDAKASQVVDKVGVAPLPSFPGGKSSACLGGYQLGVNANSKQREAAIELLTWLSSSETQHRIALNFGLAPTRPALFQDEKIKAEQPFMASLEKVFTGATARPITPEYAKVTLALQSGISKALVSGNVQAEMDALAAQINKIVG, encoded by the coding sequence ATGACTGACATGAAAAAAGGGCCGGTTTCCGGCTCGAAGCCTGCTGCTCACGTCACGATCGCGGACCGCAGGCAGTTTCTCATTGGAAGTGCCGGCCTCTTGGGCGCGGCAACTCTTGGCATGGCCACGGGACTGGGAGTTCGCAAGGCTCGCGCCCAGTCGCGCGCCGAAATCAGTTTTGCCAGCGCCGCCTTCTTCGGCAAGGAAACCTTTGGCGATCTGATCAAGGCCTTCAACGAATCGCAGGACCGCGTTCTCGTCAAGAACATCGAACTCCCGCCACCAAGCTCCTCTACCGAGGTTTATCAGGGCCTCGTCCAGCAGTTGGCCCGCCGCAACGGTACGCCCGACGTGTTCAGCCAGGACGTGATCTGGATCGCCGGCTTTGCCGCGGCAGGCTGGGCACTGCCGCTCGACCAGTATTTTCCAGCCGACAAGCGGAGCGCTTACTTCGAGGGAACCCTCAACGCCTGCACCTATGGCGGCAAGCTCACCGCCCTGCCCTGGTTCATGGATTCGGGCATGTTCTATTACCGCAAGGACGTGCTGGAGAAGCATGGCGGCAAGGTGCCGGACAACTGGGCGGACATGGCCACCATCGCCGCCGCCGCGCAGAAGGCCGGCGATATCGACTTCGGCTATCTCTGGCAGGGCAAGCAGGCCGAGGTCCTGGTCTGCGACGCGGTCGAGATCATCACCTCCAACAATGGCGCCATCCTTGCGCCGGACGGCAAATCGTCGCTGATCAACCAGAAAGGCGCGGTGGAAGCGATCCAGTTCCTGCACGACACCATTGCAACGACGAAGATCAGCCCGCAGGATGTGCTGTCCTGGGATGAAGAGCCGTCGCGCCAACCGTTCACCTCAGGCAAGGCGATGTTCATGCGCAACTGGTCCTACGTCTACCCGATCGCCCAGGATGCCAAGGCATCGCAGGTTGTCGACAAGGTTGGCGTCGCGCCACTGCCGTCGTTCCCGGGCGGCAAGAGCTCGGCCTGCCTCGGCGGCTACCAGCTCGGCGTCAACGCCAACTCCAAGCAGCGTGAAGCCGCGATAGAACTGCTCACCTGGCTGTCGTCGAGCGAGACCCAGCACCGCATCGCCTTGAACTTCGGCCTTGCGCCGACACGCCCGGCGCTTTTCCAGGACGAGAAGATCAAGGCCGAGCAGCCATTCATGGCGAGCCTCGAAAAGGTGTTCACCGGCGCCACCGCACGGCCGATAACACCCGAATACGCCAAGGTGACGCTTGCCTTGCAGTCGGGCATCTCCAAGGCGCTGGTCTCGGGCAACGTCCAGGCCGAGATGGATGCGCTGGCCGCGCAAATCAACAAGATTGTCGGCTGA
- a CDS encoding carbohydrate ABC transporter permease — MSAAVDVSGTGRPRRFGKALPGTLWALLLLTPALVSLASVSFYPIVNGLYLSLTNTSLITQEHEFSGFANYVQLWGDAQFWNAWWHTMWFTLASTTLETVIGLGMALILCEAFKGRGLVRAAMLVPWAMPTVVTSKMFGWLFDGQNGIINYILLHAGLIDQNVNWYGSTQTAMTTIIIADVWKTTPFMALLLLTGLQTVPNSLIEAARMDGAKGWITFWYIRLPLLMPTLLIAGLFRALDAFRVFDLVYVLTGGGPADSTETLSTLSYKVLFSTLQFGYGSAVSTAMFVTEGIIALAFCLYLVRQIRRAQ; from the coding sequence ATGTCCGCGGCGGTTGATGTTTCTGGCACCGGCCGGCCGCGGAGGTTTGGCAAGGCGCTTCCGGGCACCCTCTGGGCCCTGCTCCTGCTGACGCCGGCATTGGTGTCGCTGGCGTCGGTGTCCTTCTATCCGATCGTCAACGGGCTCTATCTCTCGCTCACCAACACGTCGCTGATCACCCAGGAGCACGAGTTCTCGGGCTTTGCCAACTATGTGCAGCTGTGGGGCGACGCACAGTTCTGGAATGCATGGTGGCACACCATGTGGTTCACCCTGGCGTCGACGACATTGGAAACAGTGATCGGCCTCGGTATGGCGCTCATCCTGTGTGAGGCCTTCAAGGGCCGCGGCCTGGTTCGCGCCGCCATGCTGGTGCCCTGGGCGATGCCCACCGTCGTCACGTCCAAGATGTTCGGCTGGCTGTTCGACGGCCAGAACGGCATCATCAACTACATCCTGCTGCACGCCGGACTGATCGACCAGAACGTCAACTGGTATGGCTCCACGCAAACAGCGATGACCACCATCATCATCGCCGATGTCTGGAAGACCACACCATTCATGGCGTTGCTGCTTCTGACCGGCCTGCAGACCGTGCCCAACTCGCTGATCGAGGCGGCGCGCATGGATGGCGCCAAGGGGTGGATCACCTTCTGGTACATCCGCCTGCCGCTGCTGATGCCAACATTACTGATCGCCGGCCTGTTTCGCGCGCTCGATGCCTTTCGCGTCTTCGACCTTGTCTATGTGCTGACCGGAGGCGGCCCCGCCGACTCGACCGAGACGTTGTCCACCCTGTCCTACAAGGTGCTCTTCTCGACATTGCAGTTCGGCTATGGCTCGGCCGTATCGACGGCGATGTTCGTCACCGAGGGCATCATCGCACTGGCATTCTGCCTCTATCTCGTCAGGCAGATCAGGAGAGCGCAATGA
- a CDS encoding carbohydrate ABC transporter permease codes for MNDTRSPLQSIAIYLGALLILIWSAGPFLWQFSTSFQLDKALTSGSPSLIPSPFTLEHYYNAFIEKQLHRYVWNSLVVSLATTFLCLFVGSLAAFALSRLNIKGRFGILMVILSVSMFPQIALVGPLYLVASNLGLLDTYTALIITYLALGLPLVTWVLFGYFETLPREIDEAARMDGVSVLGLLWHIILPMSLPSLVTTGLLAFITAWNEFLFALAFTSNIDHQTIPVGIANFTNLYYVPWGDIAAASAVVTVPLIVLVLFFQRHIIEGLTQGGIKE; via the coding sequence ATGAACGACACGCGCTCGCCACTGCAGAGCATCGCTATCTATCTCGGTGCCTTGCTGATCCTGATCTGGTCCGCCGGCCCGTTCCTGTGGCAGTTCTCGACGTCGTTCCAGCTCGACAAGGCGCTGACCTCGGGCTCGCCGTCGCTGATCCCCTCGCCATTCACGCTTGAGCACTACTACAACGCCTTCATCGAGAAGCAGCTGCACCGCTATGTCTGGAACTCGCTGGTGGTCTCGCTGGCCACGACGTTCCTGTGTCTCTTCGTTGGCTCGCTGGCCGCCTTCGCGCTGTCGCGGCTCAACATCAAGGGCCGCTTCGGCATCCTGATGGTCATCCTTTCGGTGTCGATGTTCCCGCAGATCGCGCTGGTCGGGCCGCTCTACCTGGTGGCGAGCAATCTCGGCCTGCTCGACACCTACACCGCGCTGATCATCACCTATCTGGCGCTCGGGCTGCCGCTCGTCACCTGGGTTCTGTTCGGCTATTTCGAGACGCTGCCGCGCGAGATCGACGAGGCGGCGCGCATGGACGGCGTCAGCGTTCTGGGCCTGCTCTGGCACATCATCCTGCCGATGTCGTTGCCCAGCCTGGTGACGACCGGCCTGCTCGCCTTCATCACCGCCTGGAACGAATTCCTGTTCGCCCTCGCCTTCACCTCAAACATCGACCACCAGACGATTCCCGTCGGCATCGCCAATTTCACCAACCTCTATTACGTGCCCTGGGGCGACATCGCCGCGGCTTCGGCGGTCGTCACCGTTCCCTTGATCGTGCTGGTACTCTTCTTCCAGCGGCACATCATCGAAGGACTGACGCAGGGCGGCATCAAGGAATGA
- a CDS encoding sugar phosphate isomerase/epimerase family protein — MTKKDLKVGCQTFTWEMLGDHFTGGPDDLLKAIANGGYAGIEITDTMIGRYADRPSEFAAALKSSGLTLVSFAFGSKSGFTLKDRINADLEAAQRWIDFASAFPGALVSIGSATVVSDGPREDKFAIAAEFYNRAGELGRKAGVDVAVHPSSHHNTLLFDRADYDRIFGLIDPSLVGWVPDTGHILRGHADMADTLTTYRDRIRYVHLKDVDAAGTWAMLGKGICDTPAVIKIAAAAPNFNGWLVLEEESETAAADPAAAVKTNRQAMRNYGA, encoded by the coding sequence ATGACCAAGAAAGACCTGAAAGTCGGTTGCCAGACCTTTACCTGGGAGATGCTCGGAGACCATTTTACCGGCGGTCCCGACGATCTCCTGAAGGCGATCGCCAATGGCGGTTACGCCGGCATCGAGATCACCGACACGATGATCGGCCGCTATGCCGACAGGCCCTCGGAATTCGCCGCCGCACTGAAGTCGTCCGGCCTCACCCTCGTCTCCTTCGCCTTCGGCTCCAAGAGCGGCTTTACGCTGAAGGACAGGATCAATGCCGATCTTGAAGCAGCACAACGCTGGATCGATTTCGCGTCCGCATTTCCCGGTGCGCTCGTCTCCATCGGCTCGGCCACTGTCGTGTCCGACGGCCCGCGCGAAGACAAGTTCGCCATCGCGGCCGAGTTCTACAACAGGGCCGGCGAACTGGGGCGCAAGGCGGGCGTCGATGTCGCTGTTCATCCGAGCTCCCATCACAACACGCTACTGTTCGACCGCGCCGACTACGACCGAATTTTCGGGCTGATCGATCCATCGCTGGTCGGCTGGGTGCCGGATACCGGCCACATCCTGCGCGGCCATGCCGACATGGCGGACACGCTCACCACCTACCGCGACCGCATCCGCTACGTGCACCTGAAGGATGTCGATGCCGCTGGCACCTGGGCGATGCTGGGCAAGGGCATCTGCGACACCCCAGCGGTGATCAAGATCGCCGCCGCAGCACCGAACTTCAACGGCTGGCTGGTGCTGGAAGAGGAATCCGAGACAGCGGCCGCCGATCCGGCCGCCGCGGTCAAGACCAACCGACAGGCCATGCGCAACTACGGCGCGTGA
- a CDS encoding Gfo/Idh/MocA family protein, producing MIRKQERRLRVGVLGCGPIAQFAHLESCVKAGNADLYAICDAAPDLLARMGATYEPRKMYGDYDAMLADPELEAVIVATSDAYHVPMSIKALEAGKHVLCEKPIGVSVEEGQKLADAVKRSGKVLQVGHMKRFDPALEAARDFVRDEMGEILALKAWYCDSTHRYTNTDAIQPLPVTSKLARKPAGNPKADLRQYFMLAHGSHLVDTARFLCGEIVAVRARLNERFGAYCWFVETEFANGALGHLDLTVAVRMDWHEGFQLYGENGSVIAKTFNPWYFRASEVDIFHEKDATSRRPLGADGHFFRRQLEGLADTVLDGAPLRGANVEDGLASIRAMVAIARSVETGRRVEIASVTGAV from the coding sequence ATGATCCGGAAACAAGAGCGTCGTCTTCGTGTCGGTGTGCTCGGCTGCGGCCCGATCGCGCAATTCGCCCATCTCGAATCCTGCGTGAAAGCAGGGAATGCGGATCTCTATGCGATCTGTGATGCCGCGCCCGACCTGCTGGCGCGCATGGGTGCGACTTATGAACCGCGGAAGATGTATGGCGACTATGATGCCATGCTGGCCGACCCGGAGCTTGAGGCGGTGATTGTAGCCACCTCGGACGCCTATCACGTTCCGATGTCGATCAAGGCTCTGGAAGCCGGCAAGCATGTGCTGTGCGAAAAGCCGATCGGCGTGTCGGTCGAAGAGGGTCAAAAGCTCGCCGATGCGGTCAAGCGCTCCGGCAAGGTGCTGCAGGTCGGCCACATGAAGCGCTTCGACCCTGCGCTTGAAGCGGCGCGCGATTTCGTGCGCGACGAGATGGGTGAAATCCTGGCGCTCAAGGCCTGGTACTGCGACTCCACTCACCGCTACACCAACACCGACGCGATCCAGCCGCTGCCCGTCACCAGCAAGCTGGCGCGCAAGCCGGCCGGCAATCCAAAGGCTGATCTCAGGCAATATTTCATGCTGGCGCATGGCTCGCATCTAGTCGACACCGCGCGCTTCCTGTGCGGCGAGATCGTCGCGGTCCGTGCCCGCCTCAACGAGCGTTTCGGCGCCTATTGCTGGTTCGTCGAGACGGAATTCGCCAATGGGGCGCTTGGCCATCTCGACCTCACCGTTGCCGTGCGGATGGACTGGCACGAAGGTTTCCAGCTCTATGGTGAGAACGGCTCGGTGATCGCGAAGACCTTCAACCCCTGGTATTTCCGGGCAAGCGAGGTCGACATTTTTCACGAGAAGGACGCGACGTCGCGAAGGCCGCTTGGCGCCGACGGCCATTTCTTCAGGCGGCAGCTCGAAGGCCTCGCCGACACCGTGCTTGACGGCGCGCCGCTGCGTGGCGCCAACGTCGAGGACGGGCTCGCCTCGATCCGAGCCATGGTAGCGATCGCACGTTCGGTCGAGACCGGGCGGCGCGTCGAGATCGCATCCGTGACGGGAGCGGTCTGA
- a CDS encoding sugar phosphate isomerase/epimerase family protein, with the protein MRIGVFAKTFPGSEPAGVLAAVRDAGFAVTQFNLACAGLPSMPDAVPDDAIGAIAAAAKSSGIALVALSGTYNMAHPDKAVRDDGLRRLAVIIEAAAALSIPLVTLCTGTRNADDQWAHHPDNADPSAWADMAVEMAKALEFAERHGVDLGIEPEQANIVTSADDAMRLIAEMGSTHLRIVLDPANLFEQANAEQARIIVAEAVERTAGHVAMAHAKDRFADGRFATAGQGVVDFADFVSRFKATGFDGPLVTHGLSAGEAPGVARFLKGLV; encoded by the coding sequence ATGCGGATAGGGGTGTTCGCCAAGACCTTTCCGGGAAGCGAACCGGCCGGCGTGCTGGCGGCGGTCCGCGACGCCGGGTTTGCCGTCACCCAGTTCAATCTCGCCTGCGCCGGGCTGCCATCGATGCCCGATGCGGTTCCAGACGACGCCATCGGCGCCATCGCGGCGGCCGCGAAGTCCTCGGGGATCGCCCTGGTCGCGCTTTCGGGCACCTACAACATGGCCCACCCGGACAAGGCGGTGCGCGACGACGGCCTGCGACGACTTGCCGTGATCATCGAGGCTGCAGCGGCACTTTCCATTCCGCTGGTTACCCTGTGCACGGGAACGCGCAACGCCGACGACCAATGGGCTCATCATCCCGACAACGCCGATCCTTCGGCTTGGGCCGACATGGCGGTGGAAATGGCAAAGGCGCTGGAGTTCGCCGAGCGTCACGGCGTCGATCTCGGCATCGAACCGGAACAGGCCAACATCGTCACGTCGGCTGACGACGCGATGCGTCTCATTGCCGAGATGGGCTCGACACACCTTCGTATCGTGCTCGATCCGGCGAACCTGTTCGAACAGGCGAACGCCGAGCAGGCACGCATCATCGTCGCCGAGGCAGTCGAACGCACGGCCGGTCACGTCGCCATGGCCCATGCCAAGGACCGTTTCGCCGACGGCCGCTTTGCCACCGCTGGCCAGGGCGTCGTCGACTTTGCGGATTTCGTCTCGCGGTTCAAGGCAACCGGCTTCGACGGGCCGCTGGTCACGCACGGACTTTCGGCGGGTGAAGCGCCTGGCGTCGCCCGGTTCCTCAAGGGGCTGGTCTGA
- a CDS encoding alpha/beta fold hydrolase yields MARAATLLRDDAALRMSDNGDGLAVVFQHGLGGGEAQVTQTFPGNTGCRRITLECRGHGASTLGKSRPFSFDMFAGDVLAAANQAGVERFVAGGISMGAAIAMRLACRHPDRVTGLVLIRPAWTFDSAPANMLPIAEVADLILDHGPERAKAVFAESQTAARFRREAPDNLVSLLGYFDRPDAAQFAEVLADIAADGPGVSANDAAALTVPTLIIGNALDAVHPLSAAHTLAAAIPGAVFAEVSSKSLDSGRHFAELHTQITSFLHVHFNIRSLLPS; encoded by the coding sequence ATGGCACGTGCGGCCACCCTGCTTCGCGACGACGCCGCGCTCCGGATGTCAGATAATGGCGACGGGCTCGCGGTCGTCTTCCAGCACGGCCTTGGCGGCGGCGAGGCGCAGGTCACCCAGACTTTCCCCGGCAACACAGGCTGCCGGCGCATCACGCTGGAATGCCGTGGGCACGGGGCGTCCACGCTTGGCAAAAGCCGCCCGTTTTCCTTCGACATGTTCGCGGGCGATGTTCTTGCCGCAGCCAATCAGGCGGGGGTGGAACGGTTCGTCGCCGGCGGCATCTCCATGGGCGCGGCGATTGCCATGCGCCTTGCCTGCCGTCATCCGGATCGCGTGACCGGCCTCGTGCTCATAAGGCCGGCCTGGACCTTCGACAGCGCGCCAGCGAACATGCTGCCGATCGCCGAGGTCGCGGACCTCATCCTGGATCATGGACCAGAAAGGGCAAAAGCGGTCTTTGCGGAATCGCAAACGGCGGCCCGGTTCAGGCGGGAAGCGCCCGACAATCTCGTCTCGCTGCTGGGTTATTTCGACCGTCCCGATGCCGCGCAATTCGCCGAAGTCCTCGCCGATATCGCTGCCGACGGACCGGGCGTTTCCGCCAACGATGCCGCCGCACTCACCGTTCCGACGCTAATCATCGGCAACGCCCTGGATGCGGTGCATCCGCTGTCGGCCGCACACACGCTGGCCGCTGCCATTCCCGGCGCGGTGTTCGCCGAGGTGTCGTCCAAGTCACTCGACAGCGGCCGGCACTTTGCCGAGCTGCATACGCAAATCACATCGTTCCTACACGTCCACTTCAACATTCGGAGCCTTCTTCCGTCATGA
- a CDS encoding ribulose-phosphate 3-epimerase, whose product MTTKSLSGRAAIAALPRNRLLGEFSLWSADLANMERDLNRIDPFVDLHHIDVADARFTPGFLFFPDLVARIAKLTARPIHVHLMVEAEIVEEQTRQFIEAGADLISVHAENAEAGLRAVRLAHELGAEAGVVLRLETAVAAVTPFLPEVAFVTLLGTSIGVKGQSLSEQACPRLIEARALMKKAGREADIVLAADGGIRHETVPRLRAAGAETVVLGSLAFGDPDLSERMAWLHGLKVAA is encoded by the coding sequence ATGACGACCAAATCCCTGTCCGGCCGCGCCGCCATCGCCGCCTTGCCGCGCAACCGGCTGCTCGGCGAATTTTCGCTGTGGTCAGCCGATCTCGCCAATATGGAGCGTGATCTCAACCGCATAGATCCCTTCGTCGACCTGCATCACATCGACGTCGCCGATGCCCGTTTCACGCCCGGCTTCCTGTTCTTTCCAGACCTGGTTGCGCGGATCGCCAAGCTCACCGCAAGGCCAATCCACGTGCATCTGATGGTCGAGGCGGAAATCGTCGAGGAACAGACGCGCCAGTTCATCGAAGCCGGCGCCGACCTTATCAGTGTCCATGCAGAGAACGCTGAAGCCGGCCTGCGCGCCGTGCGGCTGGCGCACGAGCTCGGCGCCGAGGCCGGCGTCGTGCTCAGGCTCGAAACGGCGGTTGCCGCGGTCACGCCTTTCCTGCCCGAGGTGGCTTTCGTGACACTTCTGGGCACCTCCATCGGCGTCAAGGGTCAAAGCCTTTCGGAGCAGGCCTGCCCTCGGCTGATCGAGGCACGCGCCTTGATGAAAAAGGCCGGACGCGAAGCCGACATTGTCCTGGCGGCGGATGGCGGCATCCGTCATGAAACCGTGCCGCGCCTGCGCGCAGCCGGTGCAGAGACCGTGGTGCTCGGTTCGCTGGCATTCGGCGACCCCGACCTTTCTGAGCGTATGGCCTGGCTGCACGGGCTGAAGGTCGCTGCCTGA